GTCACAAGTATTAGTTATTTAGACTGAAAATGTGGAAGATTTTCATCTTCCAAAAtgggaaatttcaaaaaataacaaaacctagttataatataataataaaaaaaaacaagtatatacagcagtaagttcggccgggccgaatcttaaatacccaccaccatgaaccaaatattagggtttcctttgaaatttcaggagggcttgaggacttgaggacacttcccgaagttaaatttaaagatttcacctatatacactatatcagattctggatttataagaaccatttttgtttgagttttagaggaatcattaacatctcttgtaagtgtgcaagaaaattataaaataacgtcttgatttgaaatcttaaatctgtagaagtaaaatctggaaattttacattgagtttcaagcaattttcatgatcagtgtgccttctacaccctcaagaagtgaagtcggtctatatggaggcattaccaaatggaccgataaaaacttaatccgatacacgtttttgtgagcctaaaataccagagtatttacaatttcaggcatatcagataaaaactacggtttctagaaacccaaggagttaaatcgggagatcgttcttatgggggctatactaaaatatggaccgatactcaccattttcggcacacctctttgtgacccgaaaatacctctagattttcaatttcaggcaaataggataaaaacttcggattctagaagcccaagaagtaaaattgggaaatcgatctatatgggggctataccaaaatatggaccgatactcaacattttcggcacacctctttatggtcctaaaatacctctagatttccaatttcagacaaattggataaaaactacggtttctataagcccaagaccccaaatcgggagatcggtctatatgggggctataccaaaatgtggagcgatactcacaattttcggcacacgtatttgtggtcctacaatacctctatatttccaatttcaggtaaatttaataaaaactgcgatttctataagcccaagaagtaaaatcgggagatcggtctatatgggggctataccaaaatatggaccgatactcgcaatttttggcacacatatttgtggtcctacaatacctctaaatttccaatttcagacaaattgaataaaaactgcggtttctataagcccaagaagtaaaatcgggagatcggtctatatgggggctataccaaaatatggaccgatactcacaatttttggcacacgtatttgtggtcctacaatacctctagatttacaatttcaggtaaattgaataaaaactgcggtttctataagcccaagaagtaaaatcgggagttcggtctatatgggggctataccaaaacgtggaccgatactcaccatttttggcacacctctttatggtcataaaatacctccagatttcaaatttcaggcaaattggataaaaactacgatttctataagcccaagaccccaaatcgggaggtcggtttatatggggactatatcaaaacctggaccgatatagcccatcttcgaacttgacctgcctgcagacaaaagacgagcttgtgcaaaatttcagcacgattgcttcattattgaagactgtagcgtgattacaacagacagacagacagacagacggacagacggacatcgttatatcgtcttagaatttctccctgatcaagaatatatatactttatatagtcggaaatcgatatttcgatgtgttacaaacggaatgacaaacctattatacccccgtcaccattctatggtggtgggtataaaaatactcaaTTAAAACACAAATGTAAAGCAATCTTCTATTTAATGCCACTCCAATAGACAATGGGCCACATAGAGATATATGGAAGCCACCGCCAAAGTATTTATCATTATTGGAAatccaaagaaaagaaaatccaGAAAAGAAATTCGATAGCCATGTTGCTCAGCCACTCCCGATGAAACCACATTGGCCGATGCTCCTATTAGACTACCATTGCCACCAAAGCAAGCACCCAATGCCAAAGCCCAAATTAAAGGAGTCAATGGCAGATTAAGTTCATCATTCTGGGCCAAAGTGATGACAATCTTGATCATCATAGTGGTAACAGGAGTATTGGCCAGAAATGCTGAAGCTATACCAGATACCCAGAGGATAAGAAGGAGAGCGATAAGTAAACGGTAATCTGGACTAATGTTACTGATGATACGAatacaaaaatttcccaaaacttCAATTAGACCAAGTTCCGTGAGGGCTTCCATCAATGTGAAGAGACATGCAAAGAATAGCAAAGTGGACCATTCCACACGTGAGAGTACAGTCTCCAGATCTTCTTCATCGGCCAGAATCAATAGCAGAATAGCCCCAATCAGAGCACTCCAACCCAAGGACAAATGATATAAATTAGGTACGGCATGTAGAAAGAATAGTAGAAGGACAAAGATGAAAGCCACTGCGGACTTGATCAAGAGGGCCTTGTTGCGTATGGAATAGGTTTTCTTCATATATGTGAGAGTTGACTGAAAATCTGTAGCCATATGGGATCCCTTACTTTCGAGCTCTTTGAGTTTTTGCTTAAGAGCTTTCACCTTCTTATACAAGGTATTCTGGACAATTTCTTCATCCATAGTGGCTGGTGCTGGTATGGCCTGGGCTGATTTTTCCCATACTTGTATCTCATGTTTCACAGCCTCTATTTCCACCGATTGTTTATTCATGAAGCTCTTAATACTGGGATATCTCAAGTAAAGATGAATAAATGTCGATATCATCCCGATGACCACGGGAGGCATCATGTGCAGGCAAAAGTTTCCAAAATTGACTCCATGGCTATTGATATAACGATTGGTCATAATCAAAATATTTGGGGGATCTCCCACGGGAGTCAAGGCTGCCCCAATATTCGAATAAATCACCATGGACATGAGAACCGGAACGGGATTCAAATTACAGACTTCACACAAACGTATGGTCACGGGAGCCACCAATAACATCATGGTAACATTGTCCAGGAAAGCTGATAGGATTGCAGTAGTTAGGCATAGGACATAAATCAACAGACGAAGATTGCCTCGGGAATGTTCATAAGCCAATACAgccaaataatcaaaaatacCAGACTCGGATAAGATCGATACAAGGACCATCATACCGAACAATAAAATCAAGGTTTCCACATCTACCCAGGACATTATTTTTAAAGTTGAAGGTCGAGCATTTAAGGCAGCCAAGATGCCAATGGCCAATGTTGAGGCCACAACAGCAGCAAATGTACGATTAACAAATTCCCAAATAATGAGAACGTACAAGAGTATGAGGACCAAAGCTCCCAGCGGCACTGCCCAATTCTTGTTTATGGGACTGAGATCAAGCCAAAGTTTCACAACGAAAGTGTTCTCAATGTTGCTACTCATTACCAAGGCAAGAGATTTCTTACCCTCTATATGAGATATGTCCTTGTCAAGGTCAAATACCAAGGATCGCTCAACTAAAGGGCTATACTGCAAATTATCCCATCCATTTaacaagaaatagaattttttgcttACTATCGTAACCATATCATTTTCGGTGAGCTGTACATACATAGCCAGATAAGGCATTTTTCCATCATCGATTTTATCAAACGGTTCATGGCCTTCTTGAAAAGCTCCTCTCATGTGAATCCCTAATAAATGCCGTACATCTTTCGAAGATGGTATATCCAAAACTTTGGGTTCTTTAGGATCTACAGAGGTTATGATTGAATGACTCTCCTGTTCCTTATGTGTCACAATGGCTATGCTATAGAACAGCCATATGCCACTCAATATTCCAACTTTTATCCAATGAACTCTATTGTGATAGGCATCAGACTGATTCGAGGACGATAAATCTGAGGAAGATTGTTGTACTCTTTTTCTTGACTCACCAGCGACATCTTCATCAGCTCCATAATCAATTTGAGATAAATCATCAACTGCTTCTTCGATTTCTTGGTCCTGATTGTTGATAGTTTTCTTACTTTTACTGGAATGACCAGGATTAGCGTGGTCTTCAAATCTTGTAGTTTTCTTTGACATTAttttttgctcaaaatattcctttgaaccaaattatttttcacaattccTTTgagccaaaattatttttctatattaattttattaatattggcATTTGCTTCAAAGTTTCAATTTGTTAAGAATTTCGATACATTTGGGCAAAGCACTGTGAACTAAGTGAAAGAAAAACTGTTCCCtctaatacctcattcacattacacttccaaaatctacgttaactagatttcaactgtcatttgccttataaaaaagggatttcaaatctacttttagtagatttcgagcctaatgtgaatgagctATAAGAAATAAGACTAGCTCCTAACTTCTAGAAAGGCTAATTCCAAGGAAATAGAAGTACTCGTAGTTCTCCACTATCGATTTCTTTTAAGGCAAAAAACTGACGAAGTTAACAAAAGTCGATGAACAATCTCATCGGCCAAGAGCTGCCACATCAATGTTATGCGATATCTGATATGTTATGAATGGAGAGACCATGGGGGAATGGGGAGGTGTCCTCTTTTGATATCGAGGGTTTCCTCTATGCTCTCCGTAAACTAATCTTTATAGAATTTGTACTATTAATCCACCAAAAATGGCAACTGGGGtgctttattaataatatttacaaattttaggaaatttttaactCTTTTGTGATAGACACAcacgtttgttgttttttttttcactgtcgAACATATTTAGTTTGGTCTATATTTTAACAGTGAATCGTTTTACAACAGAACACAGCTTGCAGGTTATTGGATCAAAATGCGTTCAGTGATGAAACTCATTTTTGACTCAATGGCTAATAAACAGAATTGTCGATTTTGGAGTGAAGATCAATCACATGCatccagttggtagaatttcaccaaaaaattatattatatatattatatatatctcTCTACCTAAagggtacaaaattttctattgaagtaaaattttgacaaaattttcaaacgaaatgaaactttgacaaaattttcaatcgaaatgaaattttgacaaaattttcaaaagaaataaaattttgacaaaattttcaatagaaataaacttttggcaaaattttctaaagcaatacaattctgacaaaactttctaaagaaataaaattctgacaaaatttctatagaaataacactctgacaaaattttctaaagaaataaaattctgacaaaattttctatagaaataaaattttgacaaattttctatggaaataaaggtgaaataaaatattgttgttgattttgatttcagcttaaaactttgttaagctacacttgtagtttagtcaatgcatggtttaaagctgaaatcaaaaacaacaacaattattaaaggaaaaaaaccaacaataacaaaacaaaacgaatgaaataaaattttgaaaaaaaatctatagaaataaaatgttgacaaaattgtctataaaaataaaatatttacaaaattttctatagaaataaaattttgacaaaattttctatagaaataaaattttgacaaaattttctatagaaataaaattttgacaaaatcttctataaaaataaatatttggcacaaatttctatagaaataaaatttttacaaaattttctataaaaataaaattttcacaaaattgtctataaaaataaaattttgacaaaattttctataaaaaaaaatttttggcacaaatttctatagaaataaaattttgacaaaattttctataaaaataaaattttgacaaaattttctataaaaataaatatttggcacaaatttctatagaaataaaatttttacaaaattttctataaaaataaaattttcacaaaattgtctataaaaataaaattttgacaaaattttctatagaaataaaattttgacaaaatttcctatagaaataaaattttcacaaaatcttctatagaataaaattttgacaacattttctatacaaataaaattttgacacaaatttctatagaaataaaattttgacaaaattgtctataaaaataaaattttgacaaaaatttctattgaaatacaattttgacaaaattttctatagaaataaaatttttacaatattttttatagaagcaaaatttgacaaaattttctataaaactaaaattttgacaaaattttctatagaaataaaattttgacaaaatttgctatagaaataaaattttgacaaaatcttctatagaataaaattttgacaaaattttctataaaaataaaaatttggcacaaatttctatagaaataaattttttacaaatttttctataaaaataaattttgacaaaattgtctataaaaataaaatattcacaaaattgtctataaaaagaaaattttcacaaaattttctatagaaatacaattttgacaaaatttgctatagaaataaaattttgacaaaatcttctatacaataagattttgacaaaattttctttgacaaaattttctataaaaataaatatttggcacaaatttctatagaaataaaatttttacaaaattttctataaaaataaaattttgacaaaattgtctattaaaataaaattttgacaaaattttctatagaaataaaattttgacaaaatttgctatataaataaaatttgacaaaattgtatataaaaataaaattttgacaaaattgtctataaaaataaaattttcacaaaattttctatagaaataaaattttgacaaaattttttatagaaataaaattgtgacaaaatggtctataaaaataaaattttgacaaaatttcctataaaaatttggcacaaatttctatagaaataaattttttacaaaattttctataaaaataaattttgacaaaattgtatataaaaataaaattttgacaaaattgtctataaaaataaaattttcacaaaattttctatagaaataaaattttgacaaaatttgctatagaaataaaattttgacaaaatcttctatacaataaaattttgacaaaattttctataaaaataaaattttgacacaaatttctatagaaataaaattttgacaaaattttctataaaaataaaattttgacaaaatattctataaaaataaaattttgacaaaattttttatagaaataaaattgtgacaaaatggtctataaaaataagattttgacaaaattttctatagaaataaagttttgacaacattttctatagaaataaaatttttacaata
This is a stretch of genomic DNA from Haematobia irritans isolate KBUSLIRL chromosome 4, ASM5000362v1, whole genome shotgun sequence. It encodes these proteins:
- the LOC142236292 gene encoding P protein-like → MSKKTTRFEDHANPGHSSKSKKTINNQDQEIEEAVDDLSQIDYGADEDVAGESRKRVQQSSSDLSSSNQSDAYHNRVHWIKVGILSGIWLFYSIAIVTHKEQESHSIITSVDPKEPKVLDIPSSKDVRHLLGIHMRGAFQEGHEPFDKIDDGKMPYLAMYVQLTENDMVTIVSKKFYFLLNGWDNLQYSPLVERSLVFDLDKDISHIEGKKSLALVMSSNIENTFVVKLWLDLSPINKNWAVPLGALVLILLYVLIIWEFVNRTFAAVVASTLAIGILAALNARPSTLKIMSWVDVETLILLFGMMVLVSILSESGIFDYLAVLAYEHSRGNLRLLIYVLCLTTAILSAFLDNVTMMLLVAPVTIRLCEVCNLNPVPVLMSMVIYSNIGAALTPVGDPPNILIMTNRYINSHGVNFGNFCLHMMPPVVIGMISTFIHLYLRYPSIKSFMNKQSVEIEAVKHEIQVWEKSAQAIPAPATMDEEIVQNTLYKKVKALKQKLKELESKGSHMATDFQSTLTYMKKTYSIRNKALLIKSAVAFIFVLLLFFLHAVPNLYHLSLGWSALIGAILLLILADEEDLETVLSRVEWSTLLFFACLFTLMEALTELGLIEVLGNFCIRIISNISPDYRLLIALLLILWVSGIASAFLANTPVTTMMIKIVITLAQNDELNLPLTPLIWALALGACFGGNGSLIGASANVVSSGVAEQHGYRISFLDFLFFGFPIMINTLAVASIYLYVAHCLLEWH